In Fusobacterium perfoetens, the sequence GGAATTTGTAAAAAATAAAGTTATCTTAGATGACAAAAAGAATTTTATAATTCTTACAGGGCCTAATATGTCAGGAAAATCAACTTATATGAAACAGACAGCCCTTATAATAATAATGGCTCATATGGGTTCTTATGTTCCAGCAGATTATGCAAAAATTGGGCTTGTTGACAGAATATTCACAAGGATAGGGGCAAGTGATGACCTTATGACAGGACAGTCAACATTTATGCTTGAAATGAGTGAAGTGGCAAACATTTTAAACAGTGCCACAGAAAGATCATTTATAATTCTTGACGAGATTGGAAGAGGGACATCAACATTTGATGGAATATCTATTGCAACAGCAATTTCAGAATATATCCATGATAATATAAGGGCAAAAACAATATTTGCCACTCATTACCATGAACTGACACAACTTGGAGATAAGCTTGACAGGGCTGAAAATTACAGAATAGAAGTTGAAGAAAACGACAAGGAGATAAAATTCTTAAGGGAGATTGTAAAAGGAGGAGCTGACAAATCTTATGGAATAGAGGTTGCAAGGCTTGCAGGACTTCCTAAAGAAATTCTTGTAAATTCAAAGAAAATATTAAAGGTTTTAGAACAGAGAAAAAATATTGTAGAAAAAAAACTTGGAGGAGAGCAGATGATGCTTTTTGCTCCTTCAGTGCAGGAAGAAACAGTTAAAAAGGAAGAGATTGTTCAGGAGGAAAAAACTATTTCTAAAGAGGAAGAACTTACATTAAAACTTCTTCGTAGTCTGGACATAAATACTCTTACACCTATGGATGCTATGATAAAGCTTAATGAACTTAAAAAGTTATTAAATTAGGAGGCAGTATGAAAAAGAAAATATTGTACCCTGTTATTTTTGCTGTGGTAATTGTTTTGGGATATTTAAACTATTTCAGAGAAGAACCTATAATAAAAGAGGTTGAAGAAATAGTTGAAACAACAGATGTAGCTTATGAAACATCAGGATATTTTATAGAAGCACAGAAACAGTTTGACAATTTAAAATCTAATGACACAACTTTTGAAAAAGCAAGTGCAAAATATCAGGATATGGTTCTTTCAGGAGATAATGTTCTTCTTGATGCTGCAAGAAATCTGTTTCTGAAAAATAATATAGTTGGAAAAAGTGGAGAGGAATGGGAATTTTTCTCAGACAAGCTTGACTATGATCAGCTGAAAGATGCTGTAACTTCAGATGCAGGGGTAAAGGCAGTTAATAAACTTGAAAATGTAATAATAAAAGGAAAAAATTTCAAGACAAACAGTAAATTTGATTTTATAGACCTTGCTGAAAATGTTGAAATAATAAATGGGGATACAGAACTTTTCGGAGATATTGGAAGATATACTGCAGAAGATAAGATAATAACTTTAAGTAATAATGGTAAATACAAGACAAAAGATAAAGATGGAAAAGAAATTTCAGGAACTTTTAAAAATGGAAGATTTGATTCAAATAAAAAACTTTTGGAACTTTTTAATTCTTTTACAATAAATTATGGGGGAATTACTCTTACAGGGACAAAAATGTGGTATAATGATTTGAATAAGGGATTTTTAATACCAAATAATCCTGTAATTCTTGCAGGAGGATATAAAATCCTTTCAAAAGAGATAAAAAACCCTGACGGAGACAATATAGTTGATATTGTAGGTGAAATAACAGGAACAAATGGGGATACATCATTCAGAGCTGACAAAGGTTATTACAACACAGCTGAGAAGAAACTTTATGTCACAGGAAATATTATAGTAACTTCAAAGGCTGGTGAAAGAGTTGAAGCTGAAAAGATGGTGTATGACACAAATACTAAAAATGCTGATTTCACAGGAAAAAATAATAAAGTAATCTATACTTTCAATGACAGAAAGGCAGAGACTTCTAAGTTTGTATATAACTCTGACAGTAAGACAGTCCATCTTGATGAAGGTTATGTATATGAAGATAATCTTTACAAGAGCAGAGGTAAGAAACTTGATTACAACAGTGAAACAGGAGACGGTGTAATCTATTTTGGAAATCTTGTTACAAAGGAAAAAAATGAAAAAGCAAAAGGTGATAAGATAACTTTTAACAGTAAAAAGAAAGATTATACAGCAGAAGGTAATGCTGAAGTAAATAATGGAGAATATCTGTTTAAGAGCAGTAAGGTTGATTACTTTAACAGTAAGGGATTTGCTTATCTTCCAGAACCTTTTACAATTACAAATTTAAAAGATAAAAGTATAATAAAGGGAAATGAGGGAGAATATAATATAACAACAGGAGACTTTATAAGTCCTGGAAAAGTTTCTTATAAAAAGGGAACAGAATCTCTTACAGGAGATGACTTTAAATATAATTTAAAGACTGAAACAGGAAAAATAGAAAGAAATGTTGTTTATGTAAATAAGGCTGATAATATAAGATTTACAAGTGACACAGGTTCATTTAAAAAGGATAAATTTATAAAAGCAGAGAAAAATCTTAAAATAACAACTGCCAAAGAAGAAATTTATGCTGAGAAGGGAACATACAACCTTGAAACAGGGCTTGTGGATATTCCTGGAAAAATAGATTTTAACTCTAAAGATCAGAAAACAAAGGGAATAATTTATGACGGAGTATTTAATGTAAATGAAGATGTTCTTACAGGTAAAAATCTAGATGCTGTAACAGATAAGAAAGAGAAAATATCAAGTCTTAAGGCATCATACTTTACAAAAAAAGATCTTTTAAAACTTACTGGAAATGTAAAAATTTCTGATAATAATTCAGTTCTTACAAGTGAGGACATAGATTACAATACAAAAACAAGAGAAGCAGTTATAAATTCTCCATTTAAGCTTATATATAACAAAACTTTCACAGTTACAGGAACAAAGGGAATAGTTTATATGGCAACTGAAAAATTAAAAGGTGAAAATATAAAAATAGTTTCTGATAAAAAAGAGGAGTTTTCAGCAAATAAAGCAGATGGAAATATGAAAGAAATGAGATTTGACTTTATCGGTGATGCAAAAGGAAAAATGTATGATAAAGACAAAGAAACAGGAAGAGTAATACCTGTAACATATACTGGAAACTTTGCAAGAGTGTACTTTAAAAATGAAAATGGAAGTTATAAAGCTATAAGAATAGAGGGAAGAGAAAACAGTACAGTAATAAGAGATGGACAGAAATTCTATTCAGATTATATAGAAACAGATTTAAGCAGAAATATTGTTTATGCAGGTAAAAATAATAAAGTTATTCTTAATGATGAAAATGGAAAAACAGTAATAACAGGAGAAATCTTAAGCGGAAATACAAATACAAATATAATGGAAGGACGCGGAGATGTTGTTATTGTAAATACAGGAAAAGATGGAAAAGTTACAACTCTTAAAGGTCAGGAAAGCATTCTTGACAGTAACAACAACACTGTTGAAATGATAAAAGAGGTAACAGCAGAAAATGATGAACTGATACTTAATGCAGACAGGGCAGTCTACAATAAGATTACAAATAAAGTAAAAGCCTTTGGAAAAGTATTGGTTAATTATAAAGTGAATAACGGAAAATAAGGAGACATAGTATGATAAGTATAGAAGCTCAAAATCTATGCAAAAGTTACAAGAAAAGACAAGTTGTTAAAAATGTCAGCCTTAAAGTCAACAAGGGAGAGATAGTAGGTCTTTTAGGCCCTAACGGAGCAGGAAAAACCACTACATTCTATATGATAACAGGGATTATAAAACCTGAAAGTGGAAAAGTTTACTGCAATGAAAAAGAAATAACATCTTACCCTATGTATAAGAGAGCCAACCTTGGTATTGGATACCTTGCCCAAGAGCCTTCAATATTCAGAAATCTTACTGTAGAAGAAAATATATATGCAATTCTTGAGATGAAGAATATGCCGAAGGAACAGCAGGACAAAGAGGTTGAACAGCTTTTAAAAGAATTTAAGCTGACTCATGTGGCAAAATCTCTTGGATATTCTCTTTCAGGAGGAGAAAGAAGAAGGGTTGAAATAGCAAGAACCATTGCAAATAATCCAGACTTTATACTTCTTGATGAGCCTTTTGCTGGAGTTGATCCTATAGCAGTGGAAGATATTCAGGATATTATAAAATATCTTAAAGAGAGAGGACTTGGAATACTTATTACAGACCACAGTGTAAGAGAAACTCTTAAAATCACTGAACGGGCCTATATTATGGCAGAGGGACAGGTTCTTATAAGTGGAACTCCTGAGGAGATAGCCCAAAATGAACTTGCCAGAAAAGTATATCTAGGTGAAAACTTTAAACTTGATTAAAATAAAAATATTATAAATTGAAAGATATAAACGGAGGAAAAATGTTAACAGGTAATGAAGTAAGAGCAAAATTTATAGAATTCTTTGAAAGCAAGAATCACAAACACTTTGAAAGTGCATCTTTAATTCCAGATGATCAGACACTTCTTTTAACAGTTGCAGGAATGGTTCCATTCAAACCATATTTCTTAGGACAAAAAGAAGCGCCTACTCCAAGAGTAACAACATTCCAAAAATGTATAAGAACAAATGACCTTGAAAATGTTGGAAGAACAGCAAGACACCATACATTCTTTGAAATGCTTGGAAACTTCTCTTTCGGAGATTATTTCAAAAAAGAATCAATCAAATGGTCTTATGAGTTCATAACAGAAGTTTTAAAAATAGAAAAAGAAAGATTATGGGTAAGTGTATTTGAAACTGACGACGAAGCTGAAGAACTTTGGGTTTCTGAATGTAACTTCCCAAGAGAAAGAATTGTAAGATTCGGAGAAGAGGATAACTGGTGGGCAGCAGGACCTACAGGTTCTTGTGGACCATGTTCAGAAATATATGTTGATTTAGGTGTAGAATTTGGAGGAGACGAAAATTCAAGACTTGGAGATGCAGACACAGATAACCGTTTCATAGAAATTTGGAACTTAGTATTCACTGAATGGAACAGAATGGAAGACGGACATCTTGAGCCTCTACCTAAGAAAAATATAGATACAGGAGCAGGACTTGAAAGAATCACTGCTGTTGTACAAGGAAAACCAAACAACTTTGAAACAGACCTTTTATTCCCTATAATTGAAGAAATGGGAAGAATTTCAGGGGTTAAATATGGAACAGATCCTAAAAAAGATTTCTCATTAAAAGTTATAGCTGACCACTCAAGAGCAGTAACATTCTTAGTAAATGACGGAGTAATTCCATCAAATGAAGGAAGAGGATATGTTTTAAGAAGAGTTTTAAGAAGAGCTATAAGACATGGAAGACTTCTTGGAGTAAGCGAACTTTTCTTATATAAAATTGTTGATACAATAGTTGAACTTATGAAAGGTGCTTATCCTGATTTAGTTGAAAATGCAAAACACATTAAAAAAGTAATCAAAATAGAAGAAGAAAAATTCTCTAATACTCTTGATTCAGGAATTCAACAGGTTATGGCTGCTATTGAAGAAGCTAAGAAAAATGGAGAATCAAGACTTACAGGAGATGTTACATTTAAACTTTATGACACTTATGGATTCCCATATGAATTAACAGAAGAAATCTGTGAAGAAAATGGAATCACAATCTATAAAAATGAATTTGATCAAAAAATGGAAGAGCAGAAAGAAAAAGCAAGAAGCTCAAGAGAAGTTGTAATGGAAAAAGGTCAAGATGCCTTTATAGAAGCATTCTTTGACGAACATGGAAAAACAGAATTCACTGGATATGAAAGTCTTGAAGAAACAGCAAAAGTTCTTCATGTTTCTAAACTAGATGAAGAAGGAATGTACATGATTATAACTGACAAAACTCCATTCTATGCAGAATCAGGAGGTCAGCAAGCTGATAACGGAGTTATAGAAGGAAACGGAGCTTTAGGACAAGTTGTAGATGTACAAAAACAAAAAAATATCTTTATGCATACTGTAAAAGTTGTAAACGGAGTTCATAATTTCTTTGAAGGTGCTGAAGTGAAATTAGTTGTAAACGGAAGCAGAAGAGATGCTATCTCTAAAAACCACAGTGCAACTCACCTTTTACAAAAAGCATTAAGAGAAATTTTAGGAACTCATGTTCAACAAGCAGGATCTTTAGTTGCTCCAGATAGATTAAGATTTGACTTTAACCACTATGAAGCAATGACAGATGAAGAACTTGAAAAAGTAGAAAGACTTGTAAATGCAAAAATATCAGAAGCACTTCCAGCTGACATTAAATACATGAACATGGAAGAAGCTAAGAAAACTGGAGCAATGGCACTTTTCGGAGATAAATATGAAAGTGTTGTAAGAGTAGTTTCATTTGGAGATTTCTCAACAGAACTTTGTGGAGGAATCCATGTATCAAATGTATCTCAAATTGGACTTTTCAAAATCATATCTGAAACAGGAGTTGCTGCAGGAGTAAGAAGAATAGAAGCTAAAACAGGATTCCATGCTTATGAAGCAGTAAAAGATATGGAAAGAACTATAAAAAATGTTGCAGACAGTTTAAAAACTGATGTTTCTAAAGTTGAAGAAAAAGCAGAAAAGACTTCTGAAGATTTAAGATCAGCTCTTAAAGAAATAGAAGAATTAAAATCTAAGATAGCAGCTTTTGAAGCAGGAAATCTTTTTGAACAAGCAGAAGAAATAAACGGTGTTAAAGTTCTTGTAAAAGGATTTAAAGACAAAGAAAGCGACTCATTAAGAGAAATCGTAGATAAAGCTAAAGATAAACTTGGAAGCTGTATTGTTGTTCTTGGAGCAGACAATGGAAAAGCAATCTTTACAGTAGGAGTTACAAAAGATCTTACTTCTAAAGTAAAAGCAGGAGATATTGTAAAAGAACTTGCTGTAATTGCCGGAGGAAACGGTGGAGGAAGACCAGATTTTGCTCAGGCAGGAGGAAAAGACGGTTCTAAAGTTATGGAAGCTCTTGAAAGTGTAAAAAAATCAATAAGAGAAAAATTATAGTATCTTATAATTCTATGGAGTAATGAAAATGTTTAAAAAATATATATCTCTTGATATAGGAGATGTAAGAATAGGAGTTGCCAGATCCGATATAATGGGTCTGGTTGCCACTCCACTTGAAGTTATAGACAGGAGAAAGGTAAAATCTGTAAAGAGAATAGCAGAGATTTTAAATGAAAATAATACCAAATCTCTTGTTGTGGGAATACCTAAAAGCTTAGACGGTACAGAAAAAAGACAAGCAGAAAAAGTTAGAGAATATCTAGAGAAACTGAAAAAAAATATTGAGGGACTTGAGATTTTTGAAGTAGATGAAAGACTGACTACAGTATCAGCAGACAGAATGCTTACAGAGGGTGGAAAAAAAGGAGCTCTTGAAAAAAGAAAAGTTGTTGATAAAATAGCAGCAGCCATTATTCTTCAGACTTTTCTGGACTCTAAGAAGTAGGAGTGTTGGAGGAAAAATGAATAAATTATGGATTAGGTTATTACTTGTGATAGCAATACTTGCCGGTGCTGTAAGCTTAATAGTAAGAGAACCTGTAAAACTTGGACTTGACTTAAAAGGTGGAGTGTATGCAGTTCTTGAAGCATCACCGGAAAAAGAGGGAGATGTTATTGACAACGAAACAATGAACTCTCTTATAGAAGTACTGGACAGAAGAATAAACGGAATAGGAGTTGCTGAGTCAGTTGTTCAGAAAGCAGGAAACAATAGAGTTATAATAGAACTTCCTGGAATAAGTGATACAACAGAAGCTATTAATATGATAGGAAAAACAGCTCTTCTTGAGTTTAAAATCATGGACGAAAACGGAAACCTTGGACCTACTCTTTTAACAGGAGGAGCACTTAAAAAAGCTCAGGTAGGATATGGAAACCTTGGAGAACCTCAGATTAACTTTGAAATGAAACCAGAAGGTGCAATAGAATTTGCAAGAATAACAAGAGAAAATGTGGGAAAACAGCTTGCAATTGTTCTTGACGGAAAAGTTCAGACAGCACCTGTTATAAGAACAGAGATTCCAGGAGGAACAGGAAGCATAAGTGGAAACTATACAGTTGAAGAAGCTAAAAGAACTGCTACTCTTTTAAATTCAGGAGCACTTCCTATAAAAGCTGAAATTGTTGAAACAAGAACAGTAGGAGCATCTCTTGGAGATGAATCTATTGCAGCAAGTATGGTTGCAGGGAAAGTAGCAATGGCTCTTATAGGAATATTTATGCTTGTATTCTATAGATTCCCTGGAATAGTTGCAGATATAGCTCTTGTGTGCTTTGGAATTATAACATTTGCACTTCTTCAATTTATAGGTGCAACACTTACACTTCCTGGAATAGCAGGACTTATTCTTTCAGCAGGTATGGCAGTTGACGCCAATGTTATCATATTTGAAAGAATAAAAGAGGAGCTTGGATTTGGAAATACTATAAGAGGAGCGATAAATGCTGGATTCAGCAAAGGATTTGTGGCCATATTTGACTCAAACCTAACAACTCTTATAATAACAGGAATATTATTTATATTCGGTACAGGGCCTGTAAAAGGTTTTGCCGTAACACTTACAATAGGAACAGTTGCTTCAATGTTTACAGCAATAGTTATGACAAAAGTTCTTTTAATGGTATTTGTTGAAGTATTCCACATAAATAATCCAAAATTATTTGGTATAAGGGGGAAAGCTTAATGGATATGCAGATTCGTATAATAAAAAACAGTAAGAGATGGATAACTCTTTCTCTGATTGTTGTTATAATCTCTCTTGGAGGATTATTTGCAAAAGGTCTTAACTATGGAATAGACTTTTCAGGAGGAAGCATGTTCCAGTTAAGATTTGAAAAACCAATAACTCTTAAAGAACTTAATCCTGTTCTTGATAAAATAGCAGAAAATGTTCCGCAGTTTAATCCAAGCAGCAGAAAAGTTCAAGTTTCAGAAGGAAACGAAGTAATTATAAGAACACAGGAAATATCAGAAGCTCAGAAAGCTGAATTTTTAGATGAATTAAAAGAATTTGGAAAATTCCAGATTACAAGAGAAGATAAAGTAGGAGCAAGTGTAGGAGCTGAACTGAAAAGATCTGCAATTCTAGCTCTTGCAATCGGTGCAGTTATGATAGTTGGATATATAACTATGAGATTTGAGTTTAGATTTGCAGTTGCTGCAATTTTAGCTCTTCTTCACGATATTATAATTGCAGTGGGAGGAATAGCTCTTCTTGGATATGAAATAGATACAGCATTTATAGCAGCAGTTCTTACAATTTTAGGATATTCAATAAACGACACAATAGTTGTTTTTGACAGAATCCGTGAAACTTTAAAAAGAAAAAGTGATCTTACTTTTGGAGAACTTCTTGATAAAAGTATCAATCAGGTTATAATAAGATCTATAAATACATCAGTAACAACACTTCTTGCAGTTCTTGCAGTTCTTCTTTTCGGAGGGGACAGCTTAAGAACATTTATAACAACACTTTTAATAGGAATACTTGCAGGAACATATTCTTCAATATTTATTGCAACACCTCTTATCTATCTTTTTGAAAAAGACAGAGACGGAAAGGTTGACAATACTAAATATATTGAGCCTGAAGAAGATGAAAATCACGAAAAAATAGTAGTATAAAACATAGAGAGCTTGACTCAAAAAATAGAATTTAACATCTGATTTTGAGTCAGGCTCTTATGACTATTTAAAAGGAGGCATAAAAATGAGGACATGGATAGAAGTAAATACAGATAATTTTATACATAACATAAAAAAAATCCAGAAGGATATGAAGGACAGAAAGGTTATAGCAGTTGTAAAAGCTGATTCCTATGGAATGGGAGCAGTGAGACTTGTTCAGGAACTTAAAAAGTGTGGAGTTGATTTTTTTGCAGTTGCAGCACTTTGTGAAGCATTGGAACTTAGAAAAAATGGAATCAATGATAAAATTCTTATTCTTGGAGGAGTATTTGATGAAGAGCTTGAAACAGTTGAAAAATATGATTTTCATATAGCTCTTACTTCAATGAAGCAGCTTAAGCTTATCCATGAAAAATCTCTTAATGTTAAATGCCATTTAAAACTTGAAACAGGAATGGGAAGAGTAGGATTTATTCCCAGTGAACTGGAAAAAGTTAAAAACTATGTAAAGGAAAATAATGTCAAAAATATAATAGGTGTGTATACTCATCTTTCTGTATCAGATGAACCTGGAGAGGACAACAGAAAATATACAGAAAAACAGCTGGAAAAATTTAACAGTTTTGACGGCATAGAAGGAATAGAGTACAGACATGTGTTAAACAGTGGTGGTATAGTAAACTACGCAGGTTTTGACAATGGAAATTATGTAAGAGCAGGAATAATTCAGTATGGAGTATGCAGTGGAAAAATTGCTGAAGGATATAAACCTGTATTTACATTTAAAAGCAGAATACTTTTTATAAAAACTCTTGAAGAGGACAGTGATATCTCTTATGGAAGAACAGCCACACTGAAAAAAGGAACAATTCTTGCAACAGTGGCAGCAGGATATGCTGATGGTTTCAGAAGAGAGATTTCAAATAAAGGTTGTGTAAAAATTCATGGAGTAGACTGCCCTGTAAGAGGTAAAGTGTGCATGGATATGTTCATGGCTGAAATACCTGAAGAAATTAAAGATAAGGTTTCAGAAGGAGATGAGGTTATCCTTTATGGTGAAGATATAGGAAAACAATCTGCCCTTATGAATGTATCAATATATGAATTATTTACAGGAATAGGAAAAAGAGCAGAAAGAGTTTATGTAAAAAGCGATAAATAAAATTAGAAAGGATTGGTATGGGACAAGTAATATTATTAAAAGGCAAAGAAAAAAAGATTGAAAATTTTTATCCTAATGTTTTTAAAGATGAAATTAAATCTATACTTGGAGAGGCAAAAACAGGGGATATTGTAGATGTTTTAAGAGATGATATGAAATTTGTAGGAAGAGGATATGTTACAGAAGGAACATCAGCTTTTGTAAGAGTTCTTACTACACAAGATGAAAAAATAGATAAGGATTTTATTTATAATAAAATAAAAACAGCCTATGACAAAAGAAAACATCTTTCAGAGGAAACTAATTGTACAAGAGTGTTTTTCTCTGAAGCAGACGGTATTCCAGGACTTGTAATAGATAAATTTGAAAAATATATATCTGTTCAGTTCAGAAATTCAGGAGTAGAAGTTTTCAGACAGGAAATAATAAATGCCATAAAAAAATATATGAAACCAAAAGGTATATATGAAAGAAGCGATGTTGAAAACAGAGTTCATGAAGGGGTTGAAGAAAAGACAGGAATAATTTACGGAGAAATCCCTGCTGAAATTATAATGGAAGACAACGGGCTTAAATATACCATTGATATTGTAAACGGACAAAAAACAGGATTTTTCTTAGATCAGAGAGATTCAAGAAAGTTTATAAGACCATACCTTAATGAAAAAACAAGATTTTTAGATGTATTTTCTTCAAGTGGAGGATTTTCAATGGCAGCTCTTAAAGAGAACTGTGAAAAGGTAACAGCTATTGATAAAGAACCATATGCTCTTGAACTTTGCAGAAGAAACTATGAAGTAAATGGATTTACAGGAGATTTTGAAACTCTTGAGGGAGATGCTTTCATGCTTCTTAAAACTCTTGTTGGAAGAGGGGC encodes:
- a CDS encoding class I SAM-dependent rRNA methyltransferase; this translates as MGQVILLKGKEKKIENFYPNVFKDEIKSILGEAKTGDIVDVLRDDMKFVGRGYVTEGTSAFVRVLTTQDEKIDKDFIYNKIKTAYDKRKHLSEETNCTRVFFSEADGIPGLVIDKFEKYISVQFRNSGVEVFRQEIINAIKKYMKPKGIYERSDVENRVHEGVEEKTGIIYGEIPAEIIMEDNGLKYTIDIVNGQKTGFFLDQRDSRKFIRPYLNEKTRFLDVFSSSGGFSMAALKENCEKVTAIDKEPYALELCRRNYEVNGFTGDFETLEGDAFMLLKTLVGRGAKYDVITLDPPSLIKRKTDIRKGRDFFFELCDSSFKLLEKGGILGVITCAYHMGLQDLIEVTRMAASNNGKMVQVIGINYQPEDHPWILHIPETLYLKALWVRVV
- the alaS gene encoding alanine--tRNA ligase translates to MLTGNEVRAKFIEFFESKNHKHFESASLIPDDQTLLLTVAGMVPFKPYFLGQKEAPTPRVTTFQKCIRTNDLENVGRTARHHTFFEMLGNFSFGDYFKKESIKWSYEFITEVLKIEKERLWVSVFETDDEAEELWVSECNFPRERIVRFGEEDNWWAAGPTGSCGPCSEIYVDLGVEFGGDENSRLGDADTDNRFIEIWNLVFTEWNRMEDGHLEPLPKKNIDTGAGLERITAVVQGKPNNFETDLLFPIIEEMGRISGVKYGTDPKKDFSLKVIADHSRAVTFLVNDGVIPSNEGRGYVLRRVLRRAIRHGRLLGVSELFLYKIVDTIVELMKGAYPDLVENAKHIKKVIKIEEEKFSNTLDSGIQQVMAAIEEAKKNGESRLTGDVTFKLYDTYGFPYELTEEICEENGITIYKNEFDQKMEEQKEKARSSREVVMEKGQDAFIEAFFDEHGKTEFTGYESLEETAKVLHVSKLDEEGMYMIITDKTPFYAESGGQQADNGVIEGNGALGQVVDVQKQKNIFMHTVKVVNGVHNFFEGAEVKLVVNGSRRDAISKNHSATHLLQKALREILGTHVQQAGSLVAPDRLRFDFNHYEAMTDEELEKVERLVNAKISEALPADIKYMNMEEAKKTGAMALFGDKYESVVRVVSFGDFSTELCGGIHVSNVSQIGLFKIISETGVAAGVRRIEAKTGFHAYEAVKDMERTIKNVADSLKTDVSKVEEKAEKTSEDLRSALKEIEELKSKIAAFEAGNLFEQAEEINGVKVLVKGFKDKESDSLREIVDKAKDKLGSCIVVLGADNGKAIFTVGVTKDLTSKVKAGDIVKELAVIAGGNGGGRPDFAQAGGKDGSKVMEALESVKKSIREKL
- the lptB gene encoding LPS export ABC transporter ATP-binding protein, with product MISIEAQNLCKSYKKRQVVKNVSLKVNKGEIVGLLGPNGAGKTTTFYMITGIIKPESGKVYCNEKEITSYPMYKRANLGIGYLAQEPSIFRNLTVEENIYAILEMKNMPKEQQDKEVEQLLKEFKLTHVAKSLGYSLSGGERRRVEIARTIANNPDFILLDEPFAGVDPIAVEDIQDIIKYLKERGLGILITDHSVRETLKITERAYIMAEGQVLISGTPEEIAQNELARKVYLGENFKLD
- the ruvX gene encoding Holliday junction resolvase RuvX; the encoded protein is MFKKYISLDIGDVRIGVARSDIMGLVATPLEVIDRRKVKSVKRIAEILNENNTKSLVVGIPKSLDGTEKRQAEKVREYLEKLKKNIEGLEIFEVDERLTTVSADRMLTEGGKKGALEKRKVVDKIAAAIILQTFLDSKK
- the secF gene encoding protein translocase subunit SecF, translated to MDMQIRIIKNSKRWITLSLIVVIISLGGLFAKGLNYGIDFSGGSMFQLRFEKPITLKELNPVLDKIAENVPQFNPSSRKVQVSEGNEVIIRTQEISEAQKAEFLDELKEFGKFQITREDKVGASVGAELKRSAILALAIGAVMIVGYITMRFEFRFAVAAILALLHDIIIAVGGIALLGYEIDTAFIAAVLTILGYSINDTIVVFDRIRETLKRKSDLTFGELLDKSINQVIIRSINTSVTTLLAVLAVLLFGGDSLRTFITTLLIGILAGTYSSIFIATPLIYLFEKDRDGKVDNTKYIEPEEDENHEKIVV
- the alr gene encoding alanine racemase — translated: MRTWIEVNTDNFIHNIKKIQKDMKDRKVIAVVKADSYGMGAVRLVQELKKCGVDFFAVAALCEALELRKNGINDKILILGGVFDEELETVEKYDFHIALTSMKQLKLIHEKSLNVKCHLKLETGMGRVGFIPSELEKVKNYVKENNVKNIIGVYTHLSVSDEPGEDNRKYTEKQLEKFNSFDGIEGIEYRHVLNSGGIVNYAGFDNGNYVRAGIIQYGVCSGKIAEGYKPVFTFKSRILFIKTLEEDSDISYGRTATLKKGTILATVAAGYADGFRREISNKGCVKIHGVDCPVRGKVCMDMFMAEIPEEIKDKVSEGDEVILYGEDIGKQSALMNVSIYELFTGIGKRAERVYVKSDK
- the secD gene encoding protein translocase subunit SecD, with protein sequence MNKLWIRLLLVIAILAGAVSLIVREPVKLGLDLKGGVYAVLEASPEKEGDVIDNETMNSLIEVLDRRINGIGVAESVVQKAGNNRVIIELPGISDTTEAINMIGKTALLEFKIMDENGNLGPTLLTGGALKKAQVGYGNLGEPQINFEMKPEGAIEFARITRENVGKQLAIVLDGKVQTAPVIRTEIPGGTGSISGNYTVEEAKRTATLLNSGALPIKAEIVETRTVGASLGDESIAASMVAGKVAMALIGIFMLVFYRFPGIVADIALVCFGIITFALLQFIGATLTLPGIAGLILSAGMAVDANVIIFERIKEELGFGNTIRGAINAGFSKGFVAIFDSNLTTLIITGILFIFGTGPVKGFAVTLTIGTVASMFTAIVMTKVLLMVFVEVFHINNPKLFGIRGKA
- a CDS encoding LptA/OstA family protein, whose amino-acid sequence is MKKKILYPVIFAVVIVLGYLNYFREEPIIKEVEEIVETTDVAYETSGYFIEAQKQFDNLKSNDTTFEKASAKYQDMVLSGDNVLLDAARNLFLKNNIVGKSGEEWEFFSDKLDYDQLKDAVTSDAGVKAVNKLENVIIKGKNFKTNSKFDFIDLAENVEIINGDTELFGDIGRYTAEDKIITLSNNGKYKTKDKDGKEISGTFKNGRFDSNKKLLELFNSFTINYGGITLTGTKMWYNDLNKGFLIPNNPVILAGGYKILSKEIKNPDGDNIVDIVGEITGTNGDTSFRADKGYYNTAEKKLYVTGNIIVTSKAGERVEAEKMVYDTNTKNADFTGKNNKVIYTFNDRKAETSKFVYNSDSKTVHLDEGYVYEDNLYKSRGKKLDYNSETGDGVIYFGNLVTKEKNEKAKGDKITFNSKKKDYTAEGNAEVNNGEYLFKSSKVDYFNSKGFAYLPEPFTITNLKDKSIIKGNEGEYNITTGDFISPGKVSYKKGTESLTGDDFKYNLKTETGKIERNVVYVNKADNIRFTSDTGSFKKDKFIKAEKNLKITTAKEEIYAEKGTYNLETGLVDIPGKIDFNSKDQKTKGIIYDGVFNVNEDVLTGKNLDAVTDKKEKISSLKASYFTKKDLLKLTGNVKISDNNSVLTSEDIDYNTKTREAVINSPFKLIYNKTFTVTGTKGIVYMATEKLKGENIKIVSDKKEEFSANKADGNMKEMRFDFIGDAKGKMYDKDKETGRVIPVTYTGNFARVYFKNENGSYKAIRIEGRENSTVIRDGQKFYSDYIETDLSRNIVYAGKNNKVILNDENGKTVITGEILSGNTNTNIMEGRGDVVIVNTGKDGKVTTLKGQESILDSNNNTVEMIKEVTAENDELILNADRAVYNKITNKVKAFGKVLVNYKVNNGK